From a single Rhodococcus qingshengii JCM 15477 genomic region:
- a CDS encoding ABC transporter ATP-binding protein: protein MRLSASGIHVVRGGRLVVSGVDLEAPEGSVVGLVGPNGSGKSSLLRALYRSMKPRSGIVKVDEVNVWDDLSPRSAARIIGVVGQEHSSDFSFSVREVVATGRTPHHSAFSRLGEIDRDIVSAALVRTGMQGFGSRLFAELSGGEKQRVMLARAIAQQPSVLVLDEPTNHLDIRAQLELMELVAELGTTTIVAIHELALAAAYCDYVCLLSGGVVVATGPTAEVLTEDLLSEVFGVQVHLGTHPLTGRPLLSFAPPLLHTKEAVS from the coding sequence ATGAGATTGTCGGCCAGCGGAATTCACGTCGTTCGGGGCGGACGCCTCGTGGTTTCGGGTGTAGACCTCGAAGCGCCCGAGGGAAGCGTGGTCGGACTCGTCGGACCGAACGGCAGTGGAAAGTCCTCCCTCCTGCGCGCGTTGTATCGCTCGATGAAGCCTCGAAGCGGAATCGTGAAGGTGGACGAGGTGAATGTTTGGGACGATCTCTCGCCTCGATCGGCGGCACGCATCATCGGTGTTGTGGGGCAGGAGCATTCATCCGATTTCTCGTTCAGTGTCCGCGAGGTGGTTGCAACGGGTCGGACGCCGCATCACAGCGCGTTCTCTCGACTCGGCGAGATCGACCGAGACATCGTCAGCGCCGCACTGGTGCGAACCGGCATGCAGGGCTTTGGATCACGTCTCTTCGCCGAACTGTCCGGCGGAGAAAAACAGCGTGTGATGTTGGCCCGGGCGATCGCTCAACAACCGTCGGTGCTGGTCCTGGACGAGCCCACCAACCACCTCGACATCCGTGCTCAACTCGAATTGATGGAATTGGTCGCCGAACTCGGTACCACGACGATTGTCGCGATCCATGAACTCGCCTTGGCCGCAGCGTATTGCGACTACGTCTGTCTGCTCTCCGGCGGGGTAGTTGTCGCGACAGGACCGACGGCCGAGGTCCTCACCGAGGACCTGCTGTCCGAAGTATTCGGGGTTCAGGTGCATCTCGGCACTCATCCGTTGACCGGGCGCCCCCTGCTCTCGTTCGCCCCTCCGCTCCTACACACGAAAGAAGCAGTGTCTTGA
- a CDS encoding ABC transporter substrate-binding protein: MKSSIRTAALLCSAVTATAVLTACGNSTADSAASSSEKITVTNCDREVTVPKTAERIVSLYPSMTELLIQLGAADRIVGQSNTDLSPPSPELADQFAAVPVLSTGVPAKEALLDARPDLIVSDGEYWFDGDRLQTMDELRDLGIPIFVNSGYCHKAVTEGRIDDVWSDLDGLGALTGTSEAAATLLADGKKSLAATEASVAGQEPVPTVMVQVSEGQSYALARGLYSSVLEAAGGSNLFENDLPDGKYFGQVATESVLAKSPKAVLVVYSTESARESTLDAARTAFAGTPAATSNAIFAVPEAWFAGELVSIDGAGEVSRLLHPGS, from the coding sequence TTGAAATCCTCGATACGTACTGCCGCGCTGTTGTGCTCGGCCGTTACCGCCACCGCAGTACTGACCGCATGCGGAAACTCCACGGCGGATTCGGCGGCGTCGTCGTCCGAGAAGATCACCGTCACCAATTGTGATCGCGAGGTCACGGTGCCCAAGACGGCGGAGCGGATTGTCTCGCTGTATCCGTCGATGACGGAACTTCTCATTCAGCTCGGCGCCGCCGACCGCATTGTCGGACAATCGAATACCGACCTCTCTCCTCCCAGCCCCGAACTCGCTGATCAGTTCGCGGCCGTGCCGGTACTGAGCACCGGAGTTCCCGCGAAAGAAGCATTGCTCGACGCCCGTCCGGATCTGATCGTCTCCGACGGGGAATACTGGTTCGACGGTGACCGATTGCAGACCATGGACGAATTGCGTGACCTCGGCATCCCGATCTTCGTGAACAGCGGCTACTGCCACAAGGCCGTCACCGAGGGGCGGATCGACGACGTCTGGTCCGACCTCGACGGTCTCGGCGCCTTGACCGGAACAAGTGAGGCGGCAGCAACCCTCCTGGCCGACGGCAAGAAGTCCCTCGCAGCAACCGAGGCATCTGTCGCCGGGCAGGAGCCGGTTCCCACTGTGATGGTTCAGGTTTCGGAGGGACAGTCCTATGCTCTGGCCAGGGGCCTCTACAGCAGTGTGCTCGAGGCCGCCGGGGGAAGCAATCTTTTCGAGAACGACCTTCCCGACGGAAAGTACTTCGGCCAGGTAGCCACGGAATCGGTGCTCGCGAAGTCGCCGAAGGCTGTCCTCGTCGTCTACTCCACCGAGTCGGCTCGGGAATCCACCCTGGATGCTGCGCGGACGGCATTTGCCGGAACCCCCGCCGCGACATCGAATGCGATCTTTGCCGTTCCGGAGGCGTGGTTCGCCGGCGAGTTGGTCTCGATCGACGGGGCCGGCGAGGTGTCTCGCCTGCTGCACCCGGGTTCGTGA